The Bacteroidota bacterium genome has a segment encoding these proteins:
- a CDS encoding 4Fe-4S binding protein, with protein sequence MNQEIKNIVDEIVNEMGKSVEMTIPILQEIQNKFNYLPEEALQRVCETTDISASRIFSVSTFYSQFRHKPVGKHIISVCVGTACHVKGAGLVYDAVERELKKRGNNQSDKNFLFTVEKVACLGCCTLAPVVQIDETTFGHVSVSQVPEILDEFLRSSKNKKPGFQKVVDQKDKTQGEIRIGLNSCCVASGSSDIKEEIEKTLVENNIDIDIKQVGCVGICNQVPLMEIHKENEAPTIYSKITADEVNEIILRHFKSKNYFTRLKSRINSFADNLSNVDIPERTKQYLASEKNTPISDFLDSQIHIATENSGQIDPVDILEYEKYGGFEALKKCLFQLSSSDIIDIVQKSGLKGRGGAGFSTGTKWKLVKENISDKKFVICNGDEGDPGAFMDRMLLESFPFRIIEGMIIASITIGAEICIFYIRAEYGLAVQRISQAIEICKQNNIIGKNILNSGFSVEVELFKGAGAFVCGEETALISSIEGERGFPKIRPPFPSEKGIYGFPTLINNTETFSLISWIIRNGSENFKNIGTKNSSGTKVFALAGKIKRGGLIEVPMGMSIKEIIENIGGGIANGKKFKAVQIGGPSGGCIPVHLAEIPIDYDSLTNAGSMMGSGGLIVLDEDDCMVDIAKYFLSFTQDQSCGKCTFCRIGTRRMLEILEKICSGKGKMNDLKILEELAIKTTKGSLCGLGKTASNPILSTLEYFRDEYEAHIHGKCPTGKCENMISYLVKENCIGCTKCAQKCPSDAILSVPYELHIIDPEKCIKCDICRLVCPTDSIVRK encoded by the coding sequence ATGAATCAAGAAATCAAAAATATCGTAGATGAAATTGTAAATGAGATGGGAAAGTCGGTTGAAATGACGATTCCTATACTTCAGGAGATTCAAAATAAATTCAATTATTTGCCTGAAGAAGCTTTGCAAAGAGTTTGCGAAACTACTGATATTTCTGCTTCAAGAATTTTTAGTGTATCGACTTTTTATTCGCAATTTCGGCACAAACCGGTTGGAAAACATATAATTAGCGTTTGTGTTGGAACTGCTTGCCACGTAAAAGGAGCAGGTTTGGTTTACGATGCTGTTGAACGAGAGTTGAAAAAAAGGGGGAATAATCAGAGCGATAAAAACTTTTTATTTACAGTTGAAAAAGTTGCTTGTTTGGGATGCTGTACTCTTGCACCGGTTGTTCAAATTGACGAAACAACTTTTGGTCATGTTTCAGTAAGTCAGGTGCCAGAAATTTTGGATGAATTTCTGAGAAGTTCAAAAAATAAAAAACCGGGATTTCAAAAAGTTGTAGATCAAAAAGATAAAACTCAGGGTGAAATTCGTATTGGGCTTAATTCATGCTGTGTTGCCAGCGGAAGTTCTGATATAAAAGAGGAGATTGAAAAAACACTCGTCGAAAATAATATCGATATTGATATAAAGCAGGTTGGCTGCGTAGGCATTTGCAATCAGGTTCCTTTAATGGAAATTCACAAGGAAAACGAAGCCCCTACAATTTATTCGAAAATCACTGCCGACGAAGTTAATGAAATAATTCTCAGACATTTTAAGTCGAAAAATTATTTCACCCGCTTAAAAAGTCGAATAAATTCTTTTGCAGATAATTTGTCAAATGTTGATATTCCCGAAAGGACAAAACAATATTTAGCGAGCGAAAAAAACACTCCAATTTCCGATTTTCTTGATAGTCAGATACATATTGCAACTGAAAATAGCGGACAAATTGATCCTGTCGATATTTTAGAATATGAAAAATATGGCGGTTTCGAAGCTCTAAAAAAATGTCTTTTTCAGCTTTCTTCATCAGACATAATCGATATTGTTCAAAAAAGTGGGCTCAAAGGTAGGGGAGGTGCAGGCTTTTCTACCGGAACGAAATGGAAATTGGTGAAGGAAAATATTTCGGATAAAAAATTTGTAATTTGTAATGGCGATGAGGGCGATCCGGGAGCTTTCATGGACAGAATGCTCTTAGAGTCATTTCCATTCAGAATAATTGAAGGAATGATTATCGCATCAATTACAATTGGAGCTGAAATATGTATTTTTTATATACGAGCCGAATATGGTCTTGCTGTTCAGCGGATTAGCCAGGCAATTGAAATTTGTAAACAAAACAATATTATTGGTAAAAATATTTTGAATAGTGGTTTTTCTGTTGAAGTAGAACTGTTTAAGGGTGCCGGTGCTTTTGTGTGTGGCGAGGAAACTGCATTAATTTCATCGATAGAAGGCGAAAGGGGATTTCCTAAAATCCGGCCTCCTTTTCCTTCAGAAAAAGGGATTTATGGATTTCCTACTTTAATTAATAATACAGAAACTTTTTCGCTAATATCGTGGATAATCAGGAATGGTTCGGAGAATTTCAAAAACATTGGAACAAAAAATAGCTCCGGCACAAAAGTTTTTGCTTTGGCAGGAAAGATAAAACGAGGTGGGCTTATTGAAGTTCCTATGGGAATGAGCATAAAAGAAATTATTGAAAATATTGGTGGAGGAATTGCAAATGGCAAAAAATTTAAAGCAGTTCAAATTGGCGGGCCATCGGGTGGCTGCATTCCGGTACATTTGGCGGAGATTCCTATCGACTATGATTCGCTTACAAATGCAGGTTCAATGATGGGTTCGGGTGGACTAATAGTTCTTGATGAAGACGATTGTATGGTAGATATTGCAAAATATTTCTTGTCTTTCACTCAGGATCAATCTTGCGGAAAATGCACATTTTGTAGAATAGGAACCAGAAGGATGTTGGAAATTCTCGAAAAAATTTGTTCTGGAAAAGGAAAAATGAACGATTTGAAAATTTTGGAAGAGCTTGCCATCAAAACAACCAAAGGGAGTTTGTGCGGACTGGGAAAAACTGCCTCAAATCCTATACTTTCAACATTAGAATATTTTAGAGATGAATATGAAGCACATATTCATGGAAAATGTCCTACCGGAAAATGCGAAAATATGATTTCATATTTGGTTAAAGAAAATTGCATTGGCTGTACTAAGTGTGCACAGAAATGCCCATCTGATGCTATATTATCCGTCCCATATGAATTGCACATAATCGACCCTGAAAAATGTATAAAGTGCGATATTTGCCGTTTGGTTTGTCCTACTGATTCTATTGTTAGAAAATGA